Proteins found in one Manduca sexta isolate Smith_Timp_Sample1 chromosome 8, JHU_Msex_v1.0, whole genome shotgun sequence genomic segment:
- the LOC115445382 gene encoding zinc finger protein basonuclin-2: MIQESQSSSAERWSGHGSEHSMALQQILKLQEARALHKTSLLPIYKKNDLPSPSGQEDFEKMKEKKTELFDARAIEQAKLEAEFRRLMEQSGKDIRNDESLQYLQHMMEAKHHYSYLKRLQEKERRESSLENTVEVKKEAMSPNHTRSSPVHNRSPHRRQSPVEVSPNNSIRLSTSSSPLSTTSPVNSSPLSHLQNMQPFDFRKHKNVNEKDEGRKPYDASSAEKAIDLMRSQFFNFPLHANLPLPPISMPSTFSHPAAMVAALSQNPMGLASLQALLPQMSGKSVDIPENKSNNSSKERLEESRAEDENVLNLSKDAYVDAPHNTRNILLGKCISPPKRQWGATQMPLNLGTHFINPATGKKRVQCNVCLKTFCDKGALKIHFSAVHLREMHKCTVEGCSMMFSSRRSRNRHSANPNPKLHSPHLRRKISPHDGRSAQTHPVLISPHGAGLNIPPVMNPMHPFGSYPLLNPPHNLRQFSPNMPLDYKNNVNMNFPPPFDQNQPLRRESDSTENKDHDGQMESDEDDGIVVVAGDDDDDDVDHIDTSDYYSNLNKSTGSVDGSETDYDQRSISDNNETIDNTKDSSPEVVKRKRKNLNPVRLQNSQVSENGSVSQKRDRDSDSEKSLVDLKRVKTEDYQTNCNYQQPQNVEPVKIKQEAVTIKEEPTEVSINPQDLRIKEEPTEKTDTFKSSTPNDGQFSSENALKRLESLSKGEFPNIAKKNDNHLGPYNLTMNDSIDYCDRSPSSSVSSYDCPIEDTQGQIYGHFDNGFFISTTDVPVDHENPRKCTVCGKMFQNVYMLKIHYQNSHLKLMYKCTYEGCKAAYSSRRSRDRHSGNVTLHRKLSSEDLRVTEETSTLLERVRDQMDLIATFNEEERAVPYVESHIYYRAKETEKIKSPMAQIPFTPYPPLQLPEYLNSRDMFAQHPFLFTPFGMLPNFPPIPLGFLPPSLNAFGCHAQNYSPPLPRKLNYLIEDEAPRPNKDGTYPCRGCREYFKDLASLKHHCETAHSQSLHRCSVSGCNAAFFSRTKRNIHYESHVTQRQNGRRIHVNPS; the protein is encoded by the coding sequence gAATCACAGTCGAGTAGTGCGGAAAGATGGAGCGGTCACGGATCAGAGCACAGCATGGCTTTACAGCAGATCCTCAAACTGCAGGAAGCGAGAGCTCTTCACAAGACCTCTCTCTTACCCATCTACAAAAAGAACGACCTGCCTTCTCCATCGGGGCAAGAAGACTTCGAGAAgatgaaagaaaagaaaacagaGCTATTTGATGCAAGAGCGATAGAACAAGCAAAATTGGAGGCAGAATTCAGAAGACTAATGGAGCAGTCTGGCAAAGACATCCGTAATGACGAGTCTCTTCAATATTTACAACACATGATGGAAGCTAAACATCACTATTCATATCTGAAAAGATTGCAAGAGAAGGAAAGGAGGGAGAGTTCTTTAGAAAATACAGTAGAAGTAAAGAAAGAAGCTATGTCTCCTAATCATACGCGGTCGTCACCAGTTCACAACCGATCACCTCATCGCAGACAGTCTCCAGTGGAGGTGTCACCAAATAACAGCATTCGCTTATCTACCTCATCAAGCCCACTTTCAACCACTAGTCCCGTTAACTCATCTCCTTTAAGTCACTTGCAAAATATGCAACCCTTCGATTTCCGTAAACACAAAAATGTCAACGAAAAGGATGAAGGAAGGAAACCGTATGATGCAAGCTCAGCGGAAAAAGCTATCGACTTAATGAGGAGTCAGTTTTTTAATTTCCCACTGCACGCAAATCTTCCTTTGCCTCCCATCTCCATGCCATCAACATTCAGCCATCCAGCAGCTATGGTGGCAGCTCTTAGTCAAAACCCTATGGGACTAGCATCACTGCAAGCGCTTTTACCACAAATGTCAGGAAAGTCAGTTGATATTCCTGAGAATAAGTCAAATAATTCCTCGAAAGAAAGATTGGAAGAATCAAGAGCTGAAGACGaaaatgtacttaatttaaGTAAAGATGCTTATGTGGATGCACCTCATAAcactagaaatattttattaggtaaATGTATAAGCCCACCTAAAAGACAATGGGGAGCTACGCAAATGCCTTTGAACTTGGGAACACATTTCATAAACCCAGCAACTGGTAAGAAGAGAGTCCAGTGCAACGTATGcttaaaaacattttgtgaCAAAGGAGccttaaaaatacatttctcaGCTGTTCATCTCCGTGAAATGCATAAATGCACGGTCGAAGGCTGCAGTATGATGTTTAGCTCTAGACGATCAAGAAACCGGCACAGTGCAAACCCAAATCCGAAACTGCACTCTCCCCACCTAAGGAGAAAAATTTCACCTCATGACGGTAGAAGCGCTCAGACTCATCCAGTCCTCATATCGCCTCATGGGGCTGGATTGAATATACCTCCAGTGATGAATCCTATGCATCCCTTTGGATCATACCCTCTCTTAAACCCTCCGCATAATTTGAGGCAATTCTCACCGAACATGCCCTTGgattacaaaaacaatgttaacATGAATTTTCCACCGCCATTCGACCAAAATCAACCATTGCGTCGAGAATCAGATTCTACAGAAAACAAAGATCATGATGGTCAAATGGAATCGGACGAAGATGACGGCATTGTGGTCGTAGCAGGAGATGACGATGACGATGATGTTGACCACATAGATACCAGTGATTACTATTCCAACCTAAACAAGTCAACGGGTTCAGTAGATGGTTCGGAGACAGATTATGATCAGAGGAGCATCAGTGACAACAACGAAACGATAGATAATACTAAAGATAGTAGTCCTGAAGTCGTAAAGCGAAAACGCAAGAACTTAAACCCGGTCAGATTACAAAACAGTCAGGTATCTGAAAATGGATCTGTAAGCCAAAAGCGAGATCGTGATTCTGATAGCGAAAAAAGTTTAGTCGATCTTAAAAGGGTAAAAACAGAAGATTATCAAACTAATTGCAACTACCAACAACCGCAAAATGTTGAacctgttaaaataaaacaagaagcGGTTACAATTAAGGAGGAACCTACGGAGGTTTCAATCAACCCTCAAGACCTTCGGATTAAAGAGGAACCTACAGAAAAAACTGACACTTTCAAATCTAGCACTCCAAATGATGGACAGTTCTCCTCCGAAAATGCTTTAAAACGACTAGAAAGTTTATCGAAAGGAGAATTTCCTAATATCGCGAAGAAAAATGATAATCATTTGGGTCCTTACAATTTAACTATGAACGACTCAATAGATTATTGCGACAGATCTCCTTCTTCATCAGTATCAAGTTATGACTGCCCCATTGAAGACACTCAGGGCCAAATCTACGGCCATTTTGACAACGGCTTCTTTATTAGTACTACCGATGTACCCGTCGACCATGAGAATCCAAGAAAATGTACCGTTTGCGGTAAAATGTTCCAGAATGTTTACATGCTTAAAATTCATTACCAGAACTCGCATTTGAAACTCATGTACAAATGTACTTATGAGGGATGTAAAGCAGCATACTCTTCTAGAAGAAGCAGAGACCGGCACAGCGGGAACGTAACGCTACACAGAAAACTATCGTCGGAAGACCTTCGAGTCACTGAAGAAACTTCCACACTGTTAGAAAGGGTTCGAGATCAGATGGACCTCATCGCAACCTTTAATGAAGAAGAGCGTGCTGTCCCGTACGTGGAATCACATATTTACTACAGAGCGAAAGAGACAGAGAAGATCAAGAGTCCGATGGCTCAGATACCATTCACTCCGTACCCACCCCTTCAATTACCTGAGTATTTGAACAGTCGAGACATGTTTGCGCAGCATCCTTTCCTCTTCACTCCTTTCGGTATGTTACCTAACTTCCCGCCAATACCTTTAGGTTTCCTCCCACCAAGTCTTAACGCATTTGGTTGCCATGCGCAAAACTATTCCCCACCTCTACCACGGAAGCTGAATTACCTGATCGAAGACGAAGCGCCGCGACCAAACAAAGATGGCACGTACCCGTGTCGGGGCTGCAGGGAGTACTTCAAGGATCTGGCAAGCCTGAAGCATCATTGTGAGACCGCCCATTCGCAATCATTGCACAGGTGCTCAGTGAGCGGTTGCAATGCTGCCTTCTTCTCCAGAACAAAACGGAACATTCATTACGAATCTCATGTCACGCAACGGCAAAACGGTAGGAGGATCCACGTGAACCCATCGTGA
- the LOC115445384 gene encoding cytochrome P450 6B5 — protein sequence MISSGSFLISIFTVLITAVYYYFKNVNSYWKKSGVVGPEPILFFGNAKLSALRQTHIAILYKQMYEEFTHEKMVGFYRLTTPSLLIRDLDIAKHILIKDFEVFPDRGFEFSKEGLGDSLFHCDFNTWRALKGHLTPLYTTGRLKIIVSLLNERSEKFIDYVESVCLKNPEQEVMSLFLKYTTASIMASAFGVNVDTHQDNSNLFEKIDNAIFTLNYTNEMDLLFPGILKKTNLSIFNEIVQRFCYEVVETVKLQKKDSSAVNDAMDILLALQQQGEAKSMRRQDNEKEASLKLTDHVLAGQAFVFFAAGYGNNTIVLSNAMYHLAKDSEIQDKLITEIDEVLEKHHGDVTYESIKEMVYLEQIFNETLRMHPTTNAIQRSAKRDYVVPGTDIKIEKGTPIVISPLAIHHDEKLYPNPEKFVPERFMVEAVKSRHTCAYLPFGAGPRSCLGMRFAKLQFKACVVKLLSKFRVEPSRRTKDEYFINPRRSLLCPEGGIYLNFVPRTI from the exons ATGATATCCTCGGGCAGTTTTCTGATTTCCATTTTCACGGTATTAATTACCGCGGTTTACTACTACTTCAAGAATGTTAACAGTTATTGGAAGAAGAGTGGTGTGGTTGGTCCAGAACCGATATTATTTTTCGGGAATGCAAAGTTAAGTGCTCTTAGGCAAACGCATATCgcgattttatataaacaaatgtatgaaGAATTCACGCACGAAAAAATGGTCGGGTTTTACAGACTGACTACGCCATCATTGTTGATTCGTGACCTAGATATTGCAAAGCATATACTCATAAAAGATTTTGAAGTGTTTCCTGATCGCGGTTTTGAATTCAGCAAGGAGGGATTGGGAGACAGCCTGTTTCATTGTGACTTCAACACGTGGAGAGCTCTCAAGGGTCACTTGACTCCGTTGTATACGACTGGCAGATTAAAGATTATTGTGAGTTTACTGAATGAACGAAGTGAAAAATTCATCGATTATGTAGAAAGTGTTTGCTTAAAAAATCCAGAACAAGAAGTGATGAGTCTATTTCTAAAATACACTACCGCGTCTATTATGGCAAGCGCTTTTGGTGTTAATGTGGACACTCATCAAGATAACTCgaatttgtttgaaaaaattGATAATGCTATATTCACTCTAAATTACACAAATGAAATGGACCTGCTCTTTCCTGGTATATTGAAGAAGAcaaatttatcaatttttaatgaaatcgtTCAAAGATTCTGTTATGAAGTCGTCGAAACTGttaaacttcaaaaaaaggataGTTCGGCCGTAAACGATGCTATGGATATCTTATTAGCGTTGCAGCAACAAGGCGAAGCGAAATCTATGAGAAGGCAGGATAATGAAAAGGAAGCTTCGCTTAAACTAACAGATCATGTCTTAGCTGGGCAAGCTTTTGTATTCTTTGCTGCAGGATACGGCAACAATACAATTGTTTTGTCAAATGCCATGTACCATTTGGCGAAAGATTCAGAAATTCAAGATAAACTGATAACGGAAATTGATGAAGTTTTAGAAAAGCACCATGGCGATGTAACTTATGAAAGTATCAAAGAAATGGTTTATTTGGAACAAATATTTAACGAAACTCTTAGAATGCACCCAACAACGAATGCTATTCAAAGATCTGCGAAAAGAGATTATGTTGTGCCAGGAACGGATATAAAGATAGAGAAAGGAACACCTATTGTAATATCACCATTAGCTATACATCATGATGAGAAATTGTATCCAAACCCGGAAAAGTTTGTTCCAGAAAGGTTCATGGTGGAGGCTGTCAAAAGTAGGCATACTTGTGCTTATTTGCCTTTTGGTGCAGGACCCAGATCTTGTCTTG GAATGCGATTCGCCAAACTTCAGTTCAAGGCGTGTGTGGTAAAGCTGTTGTCAAAATTCCGCGTGGAACCGTCTAGAAGGACCAAAGACGAATACTTCATCAACCCACGACGGTCTCTGCTGTGTCCTGAAGGGGGAATTTACTTAAATTTCGTCCCTaggacaatataa